Proteins encoded by one window of Chroococcidiopsis sp. TS-821:
- a CDS encoding class I SAM-dependent methyltransferase translates to MTAAKTAPEIASRLVNRVLAIKPLANLAKHQARQMMIKRAERIGVPWTKQVQELKQLDWEAQLAQVKNPHLQYPDYYCCSFHAYEQGNLSWDAALEVEVAARAVHAGIWADAGAEGDARLRASYHDILKNRVVQPRDILDIGCSVGMSTFALQEVYPHAAISGLDLSPYFLAVAHYRAQQRHAQINWIHALAESTGLPSASFDLVSIFLVCHELPQSATQQIFQEVRRLLRPGGYLAIMDMNPHSEIYAKMPPYILTLLKSTEPYLDEYFTLDIEAALKVAGFHNIAIAPNTPRHRTITAQVAVE, encoded by the coding sequence ATGACAGCTGCAAAGACTGCGCCAGAAATAGCATCTCGTTTAGTTAATCGAGTGCTTGCAATTAAGCCGCTAGCAAATTTAGCTAAGCATCAAGCACGGCAAATGATGATTAAACGTGCAGAAAGAATAGGTGTTCCTTGGACAAAGCAAGTACAAGAACTCAAACAGCTTGATTGGGAGGCTCAACTTGCGCAAGTCAAAAATCCGCATTTGCAATATCCCGATTATTATTGCTGTTCGTTTCATGCCTACGAGCAAGGAAATTTAAGCTGGGATGCGGCATTAGAAGTTGAAGTTGCTGCCCGTGCGGTGCATGCAGGAATTTGGGCAGATGCAGGTGCAGAGGGTGATGCTCGACTCCGCGCGTCGTATCACGACATTCTCAAAAACAGGGTTGTACAGCCCCGCGATATCCTGGATATTGGCTGTAGTGTTGGGATGAGTACGTTTGCCTTACAAGAAGTCTATCCACACGCAGCAATTAGTGGTTTAGATTTATCACCCTATTTTCTTGCTGTTGCCCATTACCGCGCGCAACAACGCCACGCACAAATCAACTGGATACACGCGCTGGCTGAATCCACCGGATTGCCGTCAGCATCGTTTGATTTAGTTTCGATCTTTCTTGTGTGTCATGAGCTACCACAATCAGCGACACAGCAAATTTTCCAGGAAGTTCGACGTTTACTTCGTCCTGGGGGCTATTTAGCCATTATGGATATGAATCCGCACTCAGAAATTTACGCTAAGATGCCTCCTTATATCTTGACGTTACTAAAAAGTACCGAGCCGTATTTGGATGAATATTTCACTTTGGATATTGAAGCCGCTTTGAAAGTTGCGGGCTTTCACAATATTGCGATCGCGCCTAATACTCCCCGCCATCGTACTATCACAGCGCAGGTAGCGGTTGAGTAG
- a CDS encoding M1 family metallopeptidase, producing MSQFYFDTDNSRHRAFELPGAKPHYNPDRPGQVEHIFLDLNLDIPSKSYQGTCVIQLKPIRNGIERLTLDAVNLNIHSVHADDTPQAFEYDGSQLHIQLASPTAVGEVIKIAIAYSAEKPQRGIYFITPDQYYPHKPTQVWTQGEDEDSRFWFPCFDYPGQLSTSEIRVRVPKPYMAISNGTLINTTEDGDAKIYHWLQEQVHPTYLMTLAVGDFAEIQDEWQGKPVTYYVEKGREADARRSMGKTPRMIEFFSEKYGYLYPYPKYAQVCVDDFIFGGMENTSTTLLTDRCLLDERAALDNRNTESLVAHELAHQWFGDLVVIKHWSHAWIKEGMASYSEVMWTEHEYGAEEAAYYRLLEARSYLAEDSSRYRRPIVTHVYREAIELYDRHLYEKGSCVYHMIRAELGEELFWQAIHTFVQDNAHKTVETVDLLRAIEKATGRNLLFLFDQYVYRGGHPDFKVAYTWDGDSKLAKVTVTQTQAKEASNGISSDLFDLKIPIAFGYTYDAESAPQLKTFSVRVSEKEQSFYFPLEEKPQFVSFDVGNNYLKTVTLEYPLPELKAQLKLDPDPISRIYAAEALAKKGGLEAVKALSQALKQDSFWGVRAEVAKQLAQVKLDQAFDGLVAGLEDDCPLVRRAVVEALADIKTHQSYKAVKPFVENGDPSYYVEASAMKAIGTIAGGTIDTKPKEEKVVKLLKSVLEQRAGWNEVVRSGAIAGLSQMKTAETALDLILEYTKLGVPQALRLSAIRSLGTISTGLNPVNLERVLQQLAELSRESFFLTQVAVVSALGQMETSKAIGILQSLANQTPDGRVRRMAEEAVSRVQSAVGSDQSVKQLREEVDALKQQNQELRSRLENLEAKSSH from the coding sequence ATGTCACAGTTCTACTTTGATACAGATAATAGCCGCCACAGAGCCTTTGAATTACCAGGGGCAAAACCCCACTACAACCCAGATCGTCCTGGACAAGTCGAGCATATTTTTTTAGATCTCAATCTAGATATTCCTAGTAAGAGTTATCAGGGAACTTGTGTTATCCAGCTTAAACCGATCCGTAATGGCATCGAAAGGTTGACGTTGGACGCTGTGAACCTCAATATTCATTCGGTACATGCTGACGATACGCCGCAAGCATTTGAATATGATGGTTCGCAATTGCATATTCAACTGGCGTCACCGACTGCTGTTGGTGAAGTCATAAAGATAGCGATCGCCTACTCTGCGGAAAAACCCCAACGCGGGATTTATTTTATAACTCCCGACCAATACTATCCTCATAAACCAACGCAAGTTTGGACGCAGGGAGAAGATGAAGACTCGCGTTTCTGGTTTCCTTGCTTTGACTACCCTGGACAACTATCAACATCTGAGATTCGCGTCCGCGTTCCTAAACCATACATGGCAATTTCCAACGGAACGCTCATCAATACAACTGAAGACGGTGATGCCAAAATTTACCACTGGTTACAAGAGCAAGTCCATCCTACTTACCTTATGACACTCGCAGTAGGAGACTTTGCTGAAATTCAAGACGAATGGCAGGGTAAACCTGTCACCTACTACGTTGAAAAAGGACGCGAAGCAGACGCACGGCGCAGTATGGGCAAAACACCCCGCATGATTGAATTTTTTAGCGAGAAGTATGGTTATCTTTACCCTTATCCAAAGTACGCACAAGTTTGTGTAGATGACTTTATTTTTGGGGGAATGGAAAACACCTCTACAACTTTACTAACAGATCGCTGCTTACTTGACGAACGCGCTGCACTCGACAACCGGAACACCGAAAGCTTAGTCGCGCACGAACTAGCGCATCAATGGTTTGGCGATCTTGTTGTGATTAAGCATTGGTCTCATGCTTGGATTAAGGAAGGTATGGCTTCTTACTCAGAGGTCATGTGGACAGAACACGAGTATGGGGCTGAAGAAGCCGCTTATTATCGTTTACTCGAAGCGCGAAGTTACTTAGCCGAAGATAGCAGTCGTTATCGTCGCCCGATTGTCACGCACGTTTACCGCGAAGCGATTGAATTATACGATCGCCACCTCTACGAAAAAGGTTCGTGTGTCTATCACATGATTCGTGCTGAATTGGGAGAAGAGTTATTCTGGCAAGCAATTCATACATTCGTTCAGGATAATGCCCATAAAACAGTAGAAACTGTTGATTTACTACGGGCAATTGAAAAAGCTACAGGAAGAAATTTACTATTTCTCTTTGACCAATACGTTTATCGTGGCGGACATCCTGATTTTAAAGTTGCTTACACTTGGGATGGAGATAGCAAATTAGCTAAAGTTACCGTGACGCAAACTCAAGCCAAAGAGGCTTCCAACGGTATTAGCAGTGATTTGTTTGACTTGAAAATTCCGATCGCGTTTGGCTATACCTACGATGCAGAATCTGCTCCTCAATTGAAAACCTTTTCGGTGAGGGTAAGCGAAAAAGAACAGAGTTTCTATTTCCCCTTAGAGGAAAAACCGCAGTTTGTCAGTTTTGATGTCGGGAATAACTACTTAAAAACAGTCACTTTAGAGTATCCCCTTCCAGAGTTGAAAGCACAATTAAAACTCGATCCTGACCCAATTTCGCGTATCTATGCAGCGGAAGCTTTGGCGAAAAAAGGTGGACTAGAAGCTGTGAAAGCCCTGTCGCAAGCTTTAAAACAAGACTCCTTCTGGGGAGTCCGCGCCGAAGTTGCCAAACAACTCGCCCAAGTTAAACTCGATCAAGCCTTTGATGGTTTAGTCGCAGGTTTAGAAGACGATTGTCCTTTAGTTCGCCGTGCAGTGGTAGAAGCCCTCGCTGATATTAAGACACACCAAAGTTACAAAGCAGTCAAACCCTTCGTAGAAAACGGCGATCCTAGCTACTACGTTGAAGCATCAGCAATGAAGGCAATTGGCACGATTGCAGGTGGCACAATCGATACAAAGCCCAAAGAAGAAAAAGTCGTAAAACTGCTCAAATCAGTTTTAGAACAAAGAGCGGGCTGGAACGAGGTTGTGCGTTCAGGGGCGATCGCAGGTTTGAGTCAAATGAAAACTGCTGAAACAGCCCTCGACCTCATCTTAGAATACACCAAACTAGGCGTACCGCAAGCCCTACGACTCAGCGCCATTCGCTCCCTCGGTACAATTTCCACAGGGCTGAATCCTGTCAATCTCGAACGCGTTTTGCAGCAACTCGCAGAACTCTCCCGCGAGTCGTTTTTCCTAACTCAAGTCGCGGTTGTCAGCGCCCTCGGGCAAATGGAAACTTCTAAAGCAATTGGAATTCTACAATCTTTGGCAAATCAAACTCCTGATGGACGAGTGCGGCGCATGGCGGAAGAGGCGGTATCGCGAGTGCAATCTGCGGTTGGTTCGGATCAAAGCGTGAAGCAATTACGTGAAGAAGTTGATGCGCTTAAGCAACAAAATCAAGAACTCAGAAGTCGTCTAGAGAATTTGGAGGCTAAATCTTCACACTAA
- a CDS encoding AarF/ABC1/UbiB kinase family protein, giving the protein MGQYQLAQNNRHYDPEAIARYYRYRPWLVLWRACTIVWYFAGFILGLYWDKWQNREEQNKFKRAAQLRRILTRLGPTFIKVGQALSTRPDLIRKDFLDELTKLQDQLPPFDNAIAFQIIETELNRSVQEIYSEISLDPVAAASLGQVYRARLHSGEEVAVKVQRPNLRPVLTLDLYLMRWAAGWISPWLPLNLGHDLKMIVDEFGTKLFEEIDYLNEARNAEKFATNFRNDLRVKVPAIYWRFTATRVLTLEWINGFKLTDIQSIREAGLDTNELIEIGVTAGLQQLLEHGFFHADPHPGNLFAMPDGRIAYIDFGMMDQLSELMKETLVDAIVHLVNKDYNELAADFVKLGFLTPDTNICPIVPALEAVLGEAIGQSVGDFNFKSITDSFSELMYDYPFRVPAQFALIIRSLVTQEGIALSLNPNFKIVEVSYPYVARRLLTGETPQLRRRLLNVLFKDGKFQWERLENLIVIAQADKSFDLLPTAQLGLQYLLSEEGKFLRQQLLLALTEDDRLHTAEVQRIWNLVKGELKPNRLLTVALDALTEISKERKAAILPIVNSFAIFPKQH; this is encoded by the coding sequence GTGGGTCAGTATCAACTTGCTCAGAATAACCGCCATTACGATCCGGAAGCGATCGCGCGTTACTATCGCTACCGTCCTTGGTTAGTATTGTGGCGGGCTTGTACGATTGTTTGGTATTTTGCTGGGTTTATCTTGGGTTTGTATTGGGATAAGTGGCAAAATCGCGAAGAACAAAACAAGTTTAAACGAGCAGCGCAGTTACGGCGAATTCTGACTCGCCTAGGACCAACATTCATCAAAGTTGGTCAAGCGCTTTCTACTAGACCTGACCTGATTCGCAAAGATTTTCTCGACGAATTAACTAAACTACAAGACCAACTACCGCCTTTTGATAACGCGATCGCGTTTCAAATTATTGAAACTGAACTAAATCGCTCGGTTCAAGAGATATATAGCGAAATTTCACTAGATCCAGTTGCTGCAGCGAGTCTTGGTCAAGTGTATCGGGCGCGGTTGCATAGTGGTGAAGAAGTTGCCGTGAAGGTACAGCGCCCAAATTTGCGCCCTGTACTGACCCTCGACCTGTACTTGATGCGGTGGGCAGCAGGGTGGATATCGCCTTGGCTACCGCTGAATCTCGGTCACGATCTCAAAATGATTGTAGACGAGTTCGGCACTAAGTTGTTTGAAGAAATTGACTATCTCAATGAAGCGCGCAACGCCGAAAAGTTTGCGACAAATTTCCGTAACGACCTCCGCGTTAAAGTTCCCGCAATTTATTGGCGCTTTACTGCGACTCGCGTCTTAACGCTTGAATGGATTAACGGCTTCAAACTCACAGATATACAAAGTATTCGCGAAGCGGGCTTAGATACGAATGAATTAATTGAAATCGGTGTCACAGCAGGGTTGCAGCAGCTATTAGAGCACGGTTTCTTTCATGCCGATCCCCATCCAGGAAATTTGTTTGCGATGCCTGATGGTCGGATAGCATACATCGACTTTGGCATGATGGATCAGCTCAGTGAATTGATGAAAGAAACTTTAGTTGACGCGATCGTGCATCTTGTCAACAAAGACTATAACGAGTTAGCTGCTGATTTTGTCAAACTCGGATTTTTAACTCCAGACACGAATATTTGCCCAATTGTCCCGGCGCTAGAAGCCGTACTTGGCGAAGCGATCGGTCAAAGCGTTGGGGACTTTAACTTCAAATCAATCACTGATTCGTTTTCAGAGTTGATGTATGATTACCCCTTCCGCGTTCCCGCACAATTTGCCTTAATTATTCGTTCTTTGGTAACGCAAGAAGGAATTGCGTTGAGTCTGAACCCGAACTTTAAGATTGTTGAAGTATCGTATCCTTATGTGGCACGACGATTATTGACAGGAGAAACACCTCAACTGCGACGCAGACTACTCAATGTATTGTTCAAAGATGGTAAGTTTCAGTGGGAACGACTAGAAAACTTAATTGTCATCGCCCAAGCTGACAAAAGTTTTGACTTATTACCAACCGCGCAATTAGGTTTGCAGTACCTTCTATCAGAAGAAGGTAAGTTTTTACGACAGCAACTTTTACTAGCTTTAACCGAAGACGATCGCCTGCATACCGCAGAAGTTCAACGAATTTGGAATCTCGTCAAAGGTGAGTTAAAGCCAAATCGCCTCTTAACTGTCGCGTTAGATGCTTTAACCGAGATTTCAAAAGAGCGCAAAGCAGCAATTTTACCGATTGTTAATTCCTTTGCAATTTTCCCTAAACAGCACTAA
- a CDS encoding GTP-binding protein, with translation MRTSQQESHLNRAKASLRQALSWYSHLMRSGGRKPSSRDLPGLVKPEIEILNAALNKLDSNVVRIAAFGLVSRGKSAVLNALIGEKILQTGPLHGVTQYPRSVRWTPSEKGKVQVELIDTPGLDEIEGHIRAQMARDVARQADLILFVVAGDITRTEYQALCELRQAQKPLILVFNKIDLYPDTDRQAIYNNLRQLAATQNEMVSPDEIVMVAAEPAPMEVRVEWADGNVTYELETPPPQIAELKLAILRILNREGRSLLALNALVQAREATAKIAHKTIELRQQEAEDLIWQFTKYKALAVALNPIAFLDLLGGVVADLVLIRSLARVYGLPMTGYEAAKLLHRIVLSSGGLLLAELGTGIFLGLGKSTAAVASGENPGNLTAYFGTAIAQGSIAGYGSYIVGRAAQVYLERGCTWGQLGTSTVIEEILAQVEPNTILYRLRQELSQHLS, from the coding sequence GTGCGTACTAGTCAACAAGAGTCTCATTTAAACCGTGCTAAAGCAAGCTTGCGGCAAGCGCTGTCGTGGTATTCGCATCTAATGCGCTCGGGAGGGCGAAAGCCTTCAAGTCGCGATCTTCCAGGATTAGTTAAACCGGAAATTGAGATTCTCAACGCAGCACTCAACAAACTTGATTCCAATGTGGTGCGCATCGCGGCGTTTGGTTTAGTGAGCCGCGGTAAGTCAGCGGTGTTGAATGCATTGATAGGAGAGAAAATTCTCCAAACTGGACCGCTTCATGGTGTTACGCAATACCCGCGTTCGGTGCGGTGGACTCCGAGTGAAAAAGGTAAAGTCCAAGTAGAGTTGATTGATACGCCTGGCTTAGACGAAATCGAAGGACACATACGCGCTCAAATGGCGCGGGATGTCGCGCGTCAAGCTGATCTGATTTTGTTTGTTGTCGCTGGTGATATTACGCGGACGGAATATCAAGCCTTGTGTGAGTTGCGGCAAGCGCAAAAACCCCTAATATTAGTTTTCAACAAAATAGATTTGTATCCTGACACCGATCGCCAGGCAATCTACAACAATTTGCGGCAACTTGCTGCAACGCAGAATGAAATGGTGTCTCCTGATGAGATTGTTATGGTAGCAGCCGAACCCGCACCGATGGAAGTGCGTGTCGAATGGGCTGATGGCAATGTCACCTACGAATTAGAGACGCCACCACCACAGATTGCTGAACTGAAGCTGGCAATTTTGAGGATTCTCAATCGCGAAGGGCGATCGCTTTTAGCTTTGAATGCGTTGGTACAAGCCCGCGAAGCAACAGCAAAAATTGCGCATAAAACAATAGAATTGCGTCAGCAGGAAGCTGAAGATTTAATCTGGCAGTTTACCAAGTACAAAGCGCTAGCAGTCGCACTCAATCCAATTGCGTTTCTCGATTTACTCGGTGGCGTTGTTGCTGATTTGGTTTTAATTCGCTCTTTGGCACGCGTGTACGGTTTACCAATGACAGGCTATGAAGCTGCGAAGCTTTTGCACAGAATTGTACTAAGTTCTGGCGGTTTACTCTTAGCTGAACTTGGAACCGGGATATTTCTGGGTTTGGGTAAAAGTACTGCAGCAGTTGCTAGCGGTGAAAATCCTGGCAACTTAACTGCTTATTTTGGTACGGCGATCGCCCAAGGTAGTATTGCTGGTTATGGCTCTTACATCGTCGGACGCGCTGCCCAAGTCTACTTAGAACGCGGCTGTACTTGGGGACAACTCGGAACGAGTACTGTTATTGAAGAAATTTTGGCGCAAGTCGAACCCAATACAATTCTCTACCGCCTGCGTCAAGAGTTAAGCCAACATCTGAGTTAA